Below is a window of bacterium DNA.
ATGAAAGGCAGCCAGCTGGCCGGCTGGAAGGATTTCAACCTGGACCTGAAGGCCGAGGGGAAGAAGGAAGCAACTAAAGACTGAAACACTAAATCCCATTTCCTAAATCCTAAACAAATTCAAAGTTCTAATGCTAAAAACTGTTTTGACCTTTGGGTTTTTAGTGATTGTAAATTATTTAGGAATTAGAGATTAGGGATTAGGATTTGATGGTTATGTGGGTGACAACCAAAAGCAGGCTGGTCTATCGGAATCCCTGGATCGCCGTCCATGAGGACCAGGTCCTTAGGCCTGACGGGTCCGCCGGACTTTACGGGGTGGTGGAGGTGGGCGATGCGGTCAGCATAGTGGCCCTTCAAAACAACGCCGTCTGCCTGGTCCAACAGTACCGTCATTCCTGGGGCAAGCGGGTCTGGGAGGTCCCCTGCGGCGGGTTTAACGACAATGAAAGCCCGCTCAAGGCCGCCAAACGCGAACTGCTGGAGGAGGCGGGCATCAGCGCCAAAAAATGGAAACGTCTTGGTCTCATCGAATCGAATGATCCGGTGGTCAACCGTTTCCATCTTTTTTTGGCCCAAGACCTGTCGTTTGCCCCGCCCCGGCGCGATCATTCCGAAGCCGACATGAAAAGTAAAATGTGGGAACTTAACGAATATAAGAAAGCCCTGTTCAGCGGCGCCATCCGGGACGACATGACCATCGCCTGCGTCTGCAAGGCGCTGCTGGCCGCAGGGATCAAGCTATGAAGCCCAATATCTATCAAACCGTGGTGGCCAAGGGGCTGGTGGAGACCAACTGCTACATTGCGGCCTGTCCCGAGACCAAGGAGGCGGCGGTGATAGACCCCGGAGCCTTCAGCCCCAGGGAGGTCCAGACCATTCTGGACATCATCCAGCAGCACGCCCTCTCGGTAAAGTACATCGTCAACACCCACGGGCACATAGACCATATCGCCGGCAACCGGGCTTTGCTTAAGGAGACCGGGGCCAAGCTGTGCATCCATGCCGATGATGCCGGCATGCTGACCTCGGCCCGGCAGAACGGTTCGGAGATGTTCGGAATGGACCTGGTCTCACCGCCGCCGGACCGGCTGTTAAGCGACGGCGATGTGATAATGCTGGGCCGGCTGGAAATGAAGGTGCTGCACACGCCGGGCCATACCCCCGGCGGCATCGGACTTTTGGTGGGCGGGACGCTTTTCTCCGGAGATACCCTGTTCGCTGGCTCGGTGGGGCGCACCGACCTGCCGGGTGGCAGCGAGAATCAGATAATCAGGTCCATCAAGGAAAAACTGCTGGTGCTGCCGGATGCCACCTCGGTCCGGCCGGGCCACGGGCCCCGGACCACTATTGGAGCCGAGCGGGAGGAGAACCCGTTTCTGTAGGTTTAGGCATCTAATCATTTTACAGGGAAGATTTTTACAAAATGAATAAAATGGTTTTCTTGTTGGTATTGGTTATAGGTGTTGCCGTTAGTGCTCAAAAGATGACAGTATCGGTAATGGACTTGAATATAACCGAGGGGTTGCCCAACAAAGAAGCAATAATGTTGACAGACAAACTGATCAATGAGTTAGTAATGGCGGGAACCTTTAAAGTGATTGAACGCACCAAACGAGACGAGCTATTGAAAGAACAGGGATTTCAACAGTCCGGAGTTTGCGACCAGGGTGTCTGCCTAGTAGAAGCCGGGCAGATGTTGGGAGTTCAAAAAATGTTTGGCGGAACAATTGGAAAGTTAGGCAAAGTTTATGCAGTCGAATTGAGGATGATGGATATAAAAACAGGCGAAATAGACATAGCCTTTTCTCAGCAATTTGCCGGTGATATATCGGCATTGCTTAGCGCTATGAAGGATGCGGCCCAGGAATTCTCAAAATGGAAGCCGGGGGCAATTGTTACAGCTATTGAGTCAAAAATAGAATATGGCAGCGTTAAAGTTGTTTCCATGCCAAGTGACGCCAAGATAATACTAGACGGAGTCGAAGTGGGAAAAACCCCAGCCCAGCTTGATAAAATAGAAGCAGGGGCTTGGCAAATACGTTTGATAAAGTATGGGTATCAACAGTACGATACTATTGTAACCATCGGCAAGGAATCTCCGTCCAGCATTAATGCCCTATTATCCAAGACACCCATAACGCAAACGCCTGACCTAAAGGCTGAACCTCAGAATGTACTCCTTTCCCCTCTCGGCAAGGGAGAAATTAGGAACGAAAAGGATGGCAGTATCCTGGTGGAAGTTGCAGAAGGCGACTTTTCTATGGGAAGTAACAATAGAAGCCCTGAAGAGAAGCCTGTGCATAAGGTTTATTTAGATAAATACTACATCGGCAAATACGAAGTGACAGTAGGACAGTTTAAGAAGTTTTGCAATGTTACTGGTAGAACAATGATTGAGCAACCAAACTGGAACAACCGGGAGGACCACCCGGTAGTAAATGTTAGTTGGTGTGACGCTAAAGCTTACTGTGATTGGGCCGGGCTTAGGTTGCCGACTGAAGCTGAATGGGAGAAAGCAGCAAGAGGAACGGAGGGCAGAGAATATCCCTGGGGAAATGAATGGAACAGCACCATGTGTAATAGTAGTGAAAACGGGGACAATTATCCTTATACCTCGCCAGTGGGTAGTTTCCCTTTGGGAATTTCCCCCTATGGTTGTCATGATATGGCAGGTAATGTATGGGAGTGGTGTAATGATTGGTACAACAACAAATATTATAGCAGTTCCCCTTGCAGCGGCCCTACGGGGCCGCAAACTGGCATTGGTTCGGTAATGCGCGGCGGTGCATGGAAACTACAGAATTATTACTGTCGTACTGCCTACCGTAGTTTTGGTGCGCACGAAGGCAGAAACTACCTGAATGTCGGTTTTCGTCCGGCAAAGTAACATATTTTTTATAAAACGTATTCTTTCCTGTGATAGATGATTGCAATCCATAATATTACCCTCATTGCCAATACACATATGGTGGACTGAGTAATATATGTTTGGGGTGTTATGTGTTTGATCTAAAATGATCAAATTAATCATACATTTGAGGTTCAGTAATGAAATTGTTATTCTCCATTATTTTTTCTTTAGTCCTGCTATCACCAGTAATGTCCTCATCCCAACAGTTGTCAGTTTCCGTGATGGATCTGAATGTCACCGAGGGGTTAACCGGCAAAGAAGTAATAATGCTGACAGACAAACTTCTCAATGAGTTTGTGAAGTTGGGAAGATTTAAAATTGTGGAGCGTTCCAAACGTGACGAGATATTGAAAGAACAAGGATTCCAACAGAGCGGCGCCTGTGACCAAAGCACTTGCTTAGTGGAAGCTGGGCAGATGTTGGGCGTAGAGAAGATTGTCGGGGGAACAATAGGTAAGATGGGAAATGTTTTTGCAGTAGAACTAAGGATGATAGATATTAAAACCGGGGAGATAGACAGGGCCTTTTCCCAGCAATACACCGGGGATGTTTCAGTTCTGTTAGGGGCAATGAAAGAAGCAGCCGAGGAACTATGCAAATGGAAGCCCAAACTCCAAGTAACTTCGTTAAAAAGAAATATTGAATACAGTAATATTTCTATATCCTCCAAACCGAGTGGCGCCAAGATATTGATAGAAGGGGTTGAAGTGGGGAAAACCCCAGCTAAGCTTGATAAAATTGAAACTGGCGAATTGCAAATTAGTTTGATTAAATACGGGTATCAACAATACGATACATCCGTAGTCTTAGGTAAAGACCTAACCACCAACATTATTGCCACATTAATTAATAATATGGCTCAAGCATCTGTCTCAACAATTGCAGCTAAGGCTACAATTGATGGAAATGGAATAGGTGAGAGTATAAACCCAATAGACGGCTCGGTTCTTATAGAAATCCCTGCCGGTATTTTTCCCATGGGAAGCAAAGATGGCCAAGATGACGAAAAACCCGTGCATACTGTATATTTGGATAAATACTACATCGGAAAATATGAGGTTACAGTAGGGCAGTTTAAAAAATATTGCAATGTTACTGGCAGAACAATGCCTGAACAGCCCAGCTTTAACAACCAACCTGACTACCCAGTTGTAAACGTTAGTTGGGTGGCCGCCAAAGCATATTGTGATTGGGCCGGCCTTCGACTTCCGACCGAAGCCGAGTGGGAGAAAGCGGCCAGGGGATCTGATGGTAGAAAATATACCTGGGGAAACAAATGGGATCAATCCAAATGCAATAGCAATGGTAACGGAGACAATTATCCCTATACATCTCCGGTAAGCAGTTTTCCATCTGGTGTTTCACCATACGGTTGTTTCAACATGATTGGCAATGTATGGGAATGGTGCCATGACAACTATGATGATAACTACTACAGTAGTTCACCACCGGATAGCAACCCCCAAGGTCCAGGCATCCCAGGTTTTCGTGTTTATCGTGGTGGATCGTGGGGTCTCGATTACAGTTACTGCCGCACGGGAAAACGGAGCAGTAGCGAGACAGGTTTTGGCTTCAGAGACATAGGATTTCGTGTTGCAAAGGGGAAAAAATTATGGGAACCTAAAACACATTAAGAAATCATTGTTTATTAGTGTTTTTTCAGAACAGGTATTACCTATTTTGTTACAATAGGAGCCGAGCGGGAGGAGAACCCGTTCCTTTGATCCCTGACGCAGAAGCACAGAAGGTGTCTTCGATAAAACCGCCCGAGGCGGTCACTCAGACACCTTAATGGATGAAGTCATATGTAAATCCGCCTACGGCGGCCACTCAGACACCTATGACTTAATCCGGTGGTTGAGTGTTCCGAACTTGTGAGGAATGTATCGAAACCACCGGGTCGGCAACGGCAAATAAATATTAAGGAGATAAAAATGAAAAAACTTAATATCCGCGATCTTGAATTAAAGGGCAAAAAGGTCCTGGTCCGGGTGGATTTCAACGTGCCCCAGGACAAGAAGACCTTTGCCATCAAGGACGACTCCCGGATCGTGGGAGCCCTTCCCACCATCAACTACCTGATGGAACATGGGGCAAAGGTCATCCTGATGTCCCACCTGGGACGGCCCGACGGGCAAGTGAACATACAGTTCACGCTGAAGCCGGTGGCAGACAAGCTGGCGGAACTGCTGAAGAAGCCGGTCAAGTTCGCCGCCGACTGCATCGGCCCAGAGACACTGAAGCTTTCCCAGGAACTGAAGGAGGGCGAGGTCCTTTTGCTGGAGAACCTGCGCTTCCATGCCGAGGAGGAGAAGAACGATCAGGCCTTTGCCAAACAGCTGGCGGAACTGGGCGACCTTTATGTCAACGATGCCTTTGGGACGGCCCACCGGGCCCACGCCTCCACCGAGGGGGTCACCAAGTCTTTCAAGCAGAATGCCGCCGGGTTCCTGATGGAAAAGGAGATTGACTATCTTTCGGCCGCCCTGGATAAGCCCGATCATCCCTTCGTGGCCATTCTGGGCGGGGCCAAGGTCTCGGACAAGATCGCGGTGATAGAGAACCTGATCCCCAAGGCCGAATCCATCCTGATCGGCGGGGCCATGGCCTACACCTTTCTTTTGGCCCAGGGCAAGGAGGTCGGCTCTTCCCTGGTGGAGAAGGACAAAGTGGACCTGGCCAGGGAGATCCTGAAAAGATCCCGGGAAATAAGGTTCCTGCTGCCTTCTGACCACGTAGCGGCCGAAAAGAAGGAGGGCCAGCCGGATAAGAAGGGCAAGCCGACCTTCAGCTTCGTCAATCCCAAAACGGTGACGGATATTCCGTCCGGCATGGCCGGGGTGGACATAGGCCCCAAGACCATCGCTGAGTATTCCCAGGTCATTGCCGGGGCCAAGACCGTGGTCTGGAACGGGCCGATGGGGATCTTCGAAACGCCGGAATACGCCAAGGGGACATTCGAGATCGCCAAAGCGGTGGCGGCCACCGGGGCCAAGTCCATCGTGGGCGGGGGGGATTCGGCCTCGGCCGTGCACCTTTCCGGGGTGGCGGACAAGATATCCCACATCTCCACCGGGGGCGGGGCCAGCCTGGAGTTCCTGGAGGGCAAGGTCCTTCCCGGCGTGGCGGCATTGACGGACAAATAACTGCTGATAAATTAACTTATCAAAGGTGCGGTATGAAAAAGGTTTTATTCAGCATCTCTCTCATAATCCTGGCGTCGTCGCTGGCCTGGGGCGGTATGGCAAAAATCGATACGACCGGACTGGTGGCCTGGTACCCGTTCAGCGGGAACGCCGATGATGCCAGCGGGCAGGGTAACAACGGCACGGTCTATGGTGCCGCCTTGGCCGCGGACAGGTTTGGGAATTCGAGTTTTGCCTACAATTTTGACGGGATTAATGATTACATATTGGTCCCAGATGCAAGCAGCCTGGACTTGACCACCGTAGTGACAATATCGGCCTGGATCAAACCCGGAGAGTACCCGGTCACAGACCAGGGTTGTCCCATAGTGGCTAAGGGGACGGGTGCAGGGGGCGAATCATATTCATTTGATATTGCCGATGCAGGCACCGCCTTGCGCTTCCTTTGCCGGTCTGGGGGCACGGCATATTTCGCAAAAGCCTTTGGCTGGTTGACAGCCGGAAAGGTTGGGCAATGGATACACGTTGCGGTGGTGTATAACGGCGCCAGCAATACCGCCAAGATCTACGAAAATGGAATGGTGATAGCAAACAGCAGTTCGATGCCGTCAAGCATGAGTACCAATACGCATGAGCTTTCTATCGGCAGCCGGCAGAGCGGCAGTTCGACATATGACCTGAACCTTAAGGGGTGCTTGGACGATATACGTGTCTTCTCCCGGGCCCTGTCCGATTCCGAGATCACAGAACTATACAACGAGTCCTCTTCCGTCCCGGGGGTACCAACCCCGATTTCGCCCATCAACAATCAGCTGGTCAACAGCCACGACGTCAGTTTTCTCTGGCATGCCTCGGATTCTGCGGTATCTTACAATGTTCAGGCCTCCCCGGACAGCACCTTTGGCGGCATTGAGTTTGACCAAGTGGTTGCCGCTCCGGACACCGCCGTGACGGCCCACGGCCTGATATTCAGCAATTATTTCTGGCGGGTGCGGGCCTACCGGGCCGCCGACACCACAGCCTGGTCCTATACGGCCAAATTCCGGATCGATACCATCCCGCCGGCGCCGCCGACCCTGGTGAGCCCGGTCAACGGGGCGACCCTCACCGATAGCATAACCCGTTTCCACTGGAACGTGTCGGCCGGAGCCCGACGATATCGCATATTGGTGACCAGTGACAGCCTCGGTCTGGTCTGCACCGACTCTGCCACGATCGACACCACCGGATACCGGATAAGTTACATTCTCCCCGAGTCGCTGTATTACTGGAAGGTGAAGGCGGCCGACTCGGCCGGCAATTGGTCTGTTTACTCGGAACAGCGCTGGTTCAAGACCAGCATCATACCGCGGCTGATCGCGCCCGTCCCCAACGCCACTCTGGGCAGCCATACGGTGGGGATGAGCTGGCACGGAGTCTATGGTGCAGCCTCTTACCGGGTGCAGGTCTCAATAGACAGCACGTTTGCGGCCTACGAGGTCAACCGCACCGTCAACGCGCCGGACACCCAGACCACAGCCGCCGGCTTGGTCTACAACAATTATTTCTGGCGGGTGCGAGCCATCCGGAGCATCGACAGCTCCAGCTGGGCAGCGGTCAGGAAGTTCAACATCAGCGCGTCTGCCCCGGCCGTTCCGGTGCTGATCTCACCGGACAGCGGGGCGGTGGTGGCCGACAGCCAGCCGCATTTCCACTGGGGGACGGTGGCCGATGTATGGCTTTACCATTTCGAGGTCAGCGGCGACAGCCTGTTCACCACGCTGGAAGACTCGGTAAACGTGGACACCACGGGCTACAGGGTGCAGGCCCCGCTGATCGACGGGAGTTACTGGTGGCGGGTGCGGTCCTATGACAACATCAGCAACTGGTCGGCGTTTTCAACGCCCTGGAAGTTCATCGTTCAGAGCACGGGGGTGGAAGGGCAAAAGGATGCGGCCATCTTGCCTCAAAATATCAGGCTGTCACCGGCCAGGCCTAATCCAACCAGGATCAAGGCAGAGATCAATTACCAGTTACCCAAAGCAGGTCCAGTAGCCATTGAACTTTACAACGTGGCCGGGGCGCGGGTGGCAACGCTGGTCAACGGTCTGAAAAGCGCCGGGAATCACACGATCATCTGGGACCTTAGGGACAGCCAGGGCCATGGCGTGGCCAATGGGGTATATTTTATACGCCTGGCCTGGGGGGCATTGAGCACCGGCACCAAGATAACCGTGATCCGGTAGCTGCCCGGGGTGTCGGCGCTGACTGACAAATAGTTTTGTATTTTCACACGAATGTCATTCTGTGACCCTCATCCCACTTGTCTTGCGGTGAATCCATAGTTGACCCTTTGGTTTGCAAATCAAGGAGCCGTTCCTTCGATATTACATTCAGCAGGTCCAGCCGGGCAGTGCAGGGCAAATCTCAGGGTTACATAGTTGGCCAGGTGCGAGGTTTGGTCTTCGGCAGGCTCGGCAGGTGTGCTAATTGTAAGTCTCAGGGTGACAACAATGGTTAGACTCGATGTCATCCTTTAATATGATCCATTTTAGTTAACCCACATTAATCTTAACGGAGGTACCACCCAACATGAAGAAAACCCTGCTTGTCCTGGCGGTCCTGGCCATTGCTGCCTCATCCTATGCCGTTGACGCAGCCAAGGGAACCGAACAAGGCGACAAGGCGCTGCTGTTCAACGCGGCCTTCGTCAACGCCGGCCTGTATAACGGCGGCTTTGGCATGAAGTACTACCTGTCGCCGGGCCTGGCCCTGCGCCCGGTCGTTACTTTCGGCATCACCAGCCGGACCACAGTGCAGGAACCAGATTCCAGCGGTCCAGCCATTAACCGGGAGCATACTACTTATGATGATGCCAAAGAGAACACCACCAGTTTTGGTCTGGAGTTGGCCATAGAAAAAACCCTGGTGACCAAGGGTGCGGTAAATATCAATGCCGGCATTGGCGGCGGGTTCGGCATGAGCTCCTACACCAGCGAATGGGGCTTTACTAATACTTATACCAACAACGGCACGGTGATAGACTATACGGAAAGGTACACAACGAAGACCGAGATCAGCTCCACCAGTTTTGGAGGGGGAGTCTTTCTGGGCGCGGAATGGTTCATCACCGAAGCTATCAGCCTGGGGGCCGAGTACCAGTTGGGGGTAAACATGTCCAGCGAGGGAAAGGATGAGAGTGTCATCACGGACTCGTATACGACCGGCGGTGCTGTTACCACGGTCACTACAACAAACAACAACCCCTTGACCAGCACCATGGATTTAGGTTTTCAGACGATAGGCCTGACGCTGGGGATCAGGTTCTAATAGAATATTTGGGAGTGTCTTGATAAAAAGGGCGCCTGATCATGGCGCCCTTTTTATGCTTTGCCAGGCAGTTTGGGCATCCCATTAAACACCGTAAAAAATTGCTATAAAATGTCAATTTATTGTTGACAAACCACAATATGTTGTGGTATCTTTATCGTAATTAACTAGATAACCCATCAACAAAACTTAGGAGGTTTCAACCAAATGAAGAGAACATTAATTGTTCTGGCTTTAATGGCAATCATGTTCGGCATGGCAGCCGCCACCGAGACCCGGGTGGCCACTTTCGGCCCGGCCTCGATCTTCGTTGACGACTACACCGATATCTATTTCCTGCCCGCAGCAGCGTTATCCTATCCCCGGTTGATCGCCGCCGAAATGGGCAACAGCTTCCCGGTCACCAGCGATTACGGCTGGACATACGGTTCGGCCGCAGTGCTGTTCTCCAACGCCGAGCAGACCTACGGAGTGGTGGGGCTGGACATCAACCACGAGATACTGGGCGCGGACTTCTTCAACGGCGCCATCAATGACATCAACACCTCCAACGCACTGGTGGCCTTGTCCCCGATGGGTTATAATCTGGTTATTCCCGCCCCGGACAATCGTTTCCATGTCTTCTATGCCCGCAAGATGGACAACCTGAAACTGGGCCTGCACTTGGGCTGGGCCGGTTCCTCCACTTCTTACGACTTCAGCGACACAGTCACAGCCACTCCTACCGAAAAGGGCGAAGGATCCGCCAGCATCTGGGACATCAACGGCAACGTGGCCATTGACGTCAACGAGAACACCAGTGCCGACCTGGCTTTCTCAGTTAAGATGCAGAGCTTCTCAAGCAAGTACGATTACACCTGGCCCACCCCACCCCAGGACGGCGCCACCATCGAATCTGACGGCGGAATGGGGCTGGACCTCGGCCTGCGCGCCAGCTACGGCATGGCCGATAATTTTGCTCTGATACCGGTTATAGGTTTGAGCATGAACTCGGTGGCCTACAAGACATCTTATGTTGATACCGCCATCCACGCTGAGGGCGGTAAGACCAGCAGCTTCGGCTTTAGCGGCGCCTTTGGCGGCAACTACAAGCCGGCCGAGAACGTCACCATCGTGGGCGGTCTGCTGGTCAGCCAGTACACCGAGACCATCGAAGACACCATGGGTGTGTTCGGAGTGGGCGTCAACACCGAAGAGAACAGCACCTTCACCTTCCCCGGCTTCTGCGCCGGATTGGAAATTGACCTGTTGAAGTGGCTAACCCTGCGCGCCGGAGCAGCCAAGCTGTTGCAGAATTATTCCGGAAAGTATGAAAGA
It encodes the following:
- a CDS encoding SUMF1/EgtB/PvdO family nonheme iron enzyme, whose protein sequence is MNKMVFLLVLVIGVAVSAQKMTVSVMDLNITEGLPNKEAIMLTDKLINELVMAGTFKVIERTKRDELLKEQGFQQSGVCDQGVCLVEAGQMLGVQKMFGGTIGKLGKVYAVELRMMDIKTGEIDIAFSQQFAGDISALLSAMKDAAQEFSKWKPGAIVTAIESKIEYGSVKVVSMPSDAKIILDGVEVGKTPAQLDKIEAGAWQIRLIKYGYQQYDTIVTIGKESPSSINALLSKTPITQTPDLKAEPQNVLLSPLGKGEIRNEKDGSILVEVAEGDFSMGSNNRSPEEKPVHKVYLDKYYIGKYEVTVGQFKKFCNVTGRTMIEQPNWNNREDHPVVNVSWCDAKAYCDWAGLRLPTEAEWEKAARGTEGREYPWGNEWNSTMCNSSENGDNYPYTSPVGSFPLGISPYGCHDMAGNVWEWCNDWYNNKYYSSSPCSGPTGPQTGIGSVMRGGAWKLQNYYCRTAYRSFGAHEGRNYLNVGFRPAK
- a CDS encoding NUDIX hydrolase → MWVTTKSRLVYRNPWIAVHEDQVLRPDGSAGLYGVVEVGDAVSIVALQNNAVCLVQQYRHSWGKRVWEVPCGGFNDNESPLKAAKRELLEEAGISAKKWKRLGLIESNDPVVNRFHLFLAQDLSFAPPRRDHSEADMKSKMWELNEYKKALFSGAIRDDMTIACVCKALLAAGIKL
- a CDS encoding LamG-like jellyroll fold domain-containing protein, with amino-acid sequence MKKVLFSISLIILASSLAWGGMAKIDTTGLVAWYPFSGNADDASGQGNNGTVYGAALAADRFGNSSFAYNFDGINDYILVPDASSLDLTTVVTISAWIKPGEYPVTDQGCPIVAKGTGAGGESYSFDIADAGTALRFLCRSGGTAYFAKAFGWLTAGKVGQWIHVAVVYNGASNTAKIYENGMVIANSSSMPSSMSTNTHELSIGSRQSGSSTYDLNLKGCLDDIRVFSRALSDSEITELYNESSSVPGVPTPISPINNQLVNSHDVSFLWHASDSAVSYNVQASPDSTFGGIEFDQVVAAPDTAVTAHGLIFSNYFWRVRAYRAADTTAWSYTAKFRIDTIPPAPPTLVSPVNGATLTDSITRFHWNVSAGARRYRILVTSDSLGLVCTDSATIDTTGYRISYILPESLYYWKVKAADSAGNWSVYSEQRWFKTSIIPRLIAPVPNATLGSHTVGMSWHGVYGAASYRVQVSIDSTFAAYEVNRTVNAPDTQTTAAGLVYNNYFWRVRAIRSIDSSSWAAVRKFNISASAPAVPVLISPDSGAVVADSQPHFHWGTVADVWLYHFEVSGDSLFTTLEDSVNVDTTGYRVQAPLIDGSYWWRVRSYDNISNWSAFSTPWKFIVQSTGVEGQKDAAILPQNIRLSPARPNPTRIKAEINYQLPKAGPVAIELYNVAGARVATLVNGLKSAGNHTIIWDLRDSQGHGVANGVYFIRLAWGALSTGTKITVIR
- a CDS encoding phosphoglycerate kinase, with protein sequence MKKLNIRDLELKGKKVLVRVDFNVPQDKKTFAIKDDSRIVGALPTINYLMEHGAKVILMSHLGRPDGQVNIQFTLKPVADKLAELLKKPVKFAADCIGPETLKLSQELKEGEVLLLENLRFHAEEEKNDQAFAKQLAELGDLYVNDAFGTAHRAHASTEGVTKSFKQNAAGFLMEKEIDYLSAALDKPDHPFVAILGGAKVSDKIAVIENLIPKAESILIGGAMAYTFLLAQGKEVGSSLVEKDKVDLAREILKRSREIRFLLPSDHVAAEKKEGQPDKKGKPTFSFVNPKTVTDIPSGMAGVDIGPKTIAEYSQVIAGAKTVVWNGPMGIFETPEYAKGTFEIAKAVAATGAKSIVGGGDSASAVHLSGVADKISHISTGGGASLEFLEGKVLPGVAALTDK
- a CDS encoding SUMF1/EgtB/PvdO family nonheme iron enzyme; translation: MKLLFSIIFSLVLLSPVMSSSQQLSVSVMDLNVTEGLTGKEVIMLTDKLLNEFVKLGRFKIVERSKRDEILKEQGFQQSGACDQSTCLVEAGQMLGVEKIVGGTIGKMGNVFAVELRMIDIKTGEIDRAFSQQYTGDVSVLLGAMKEAAEELCKWKPKLQVTSLKRNIEYSNISISSKPSGAKILIEGVEVGKTPAKLDKIETGELQISLIKYGYQQYDTSVVLGKDLTTNIIATLINNMAQASVSTIAAKATIDGNGIGESINPIDGSVLIEIPAGIFPMGSKDGQDDEKPVHTVYLDKYYIGKYEVTVGQFKKYCNVTGRTMPEQPSFNNQPDYPVVNVSWVAAKAYCDWAGLRLPTEAEWEKAARGSDGRKYTWGNKWDQSKCNSNGNGDNYPYTSPVSSFPSGVSPYGCFNMIGNVWEWCHDNYDDNYYSSSPPDSNPQGPGIPGFRVYRGGSWGLDYSYCRTGKRSSSETGFGFRDIGFRVAKGKKLWEPKTH
- a CDS encoding MBL fold metallo-hydrolase, which gives rise to MKPNIYQTVVAKGLVETNCYIAACPETKEAAVIDPGAFSPREVQTILDIIQQHALSVKYIVNTHGHIDHIAGNRALLKETGAKLCIHADDAGMLTSARQNGSEMFGMDLVSPPPDRLLSDGDVIMLGRLEMKVLHTPGHTPGGIGLLVGGTLFSGDTLFAGSVGRTDLPGGSENQIIRSIKEKLLVLPDATSVRPGHGPRTTIGAEREENPFL